Below is a window of Drosophila nasuta strain 15112-1781.00 chromosome X, ASM2355853v1, whole genome shotgun sequence DNA.
aatATAGCCATGTTAATCAATGTGTTGTTTGCCACTCACCAGCGATTTGGTGTCGCCGGCAGCTTCAGTTTTAGctgctgctttgttgttgtcgctgtcgctgctaaTTTTTTGGCCTTTCAATGTGTTAATCTGCTTGCGTAGTGCTGCAATCTGTTGTTGGGCAAGAAGAAGGCGgcatattaaacaaaaatgtcatGTCTCtggcaaagcaaataaaacgcaacgttgcaagttgctgttgctgttgctcttcgtaattgctgttgttgttggcagttgCTGCTGGAGAGCAACGAAGTCCTACAAGTGCGAAGTGCGTTCAACTTGCTTACACAGCTTCAACTGCAACCACGaaacaatatcaacaacaacaactgcgcaacaacaactgcaattgcaatttcgGGGGTTTCCaccgacgacgtcgacgaacTTACCTCACGATCTTTATCCTCGCACACCTTGTCCAGCTGCTCCTTCTGCAGCTGCGTCTCCGTCAGCAGCTCGAGGGCCGTCTTCGTGTTTAGCTCATCGCCACGATACTCTTCATCGCCGGGTCCAGCGGTGTCGGCCAACACTTCCTGGGCCAAGTTCGTCAGTTGTCCTTTAATGGTGTTTAGGCTGTTGTTTAGCCACGACATGCTGCCTGCTCTCTGCGTTCCGATGTTGCATGCACCCTGGGGTAGTGTCTGCTACTTGCTTTGCACGTTCAATtgacttaaatttaaaaaataactaatttattattttgcgtGGCACAAGAGCTGCTTCAGctgattattgttattgtcatCATCGCTGATATCGATATATCGTCACGGCGCATGCGATAGTTATCGCCCAGCTTTATTTGTGCTCGCCAAATAGCTGGCTGCTGTGACGCGCAATCACTCTGCACTCAGCCGTTTAACAGCTAGATTTAGCTGCTTTCGTtcaaaaattatgtttttaaatatttcaatttattttttaggcaaataaaaatataattttctttttcttttttattcgCTAACATAAATTATagtcttattttattttaaaaaatcaaattattagaAATAAGAAGAAAGtgtcaaaatataacaaaaaaaatagtttctATACTAACTTTCTTGagtattatgaaattttaatcaaatatgcatgagaaatatatatttttttttatttataatttatttttattttattttttaaaatgattacgaaatgttaatcaaattttaatgagAAATATTTGTTGGCTTATCTGTGTGatttttttatagaatttttaatttaatttaattttcactcAAGCAATTATGATTgtaatatgtaaaataaatttacacaaaaattgTGATACGCTAGACAtaatagttaaaataaaaaacaaaagtgaatcACACTTTCTCATATGGGCATTTCCcaaagtcgcgaacgtacgagataaattaaaaaaataaaatcgaaaacaaacgtttcctgaaactttttttttactcttcgatagcatttgtttagctctttggttagtgtaaattatggggcttatcgaattttaattttcataatattgtcaaaaaacatgcggtcgcgaacgtacgcaaaatggaaatcgactttggcttaatacagtaaaatgcaaaactctgcgaattAAGACGGAATagtttaaagaaataactttacttttaaagtagaatcatatagctttctattaagtctactcccaagaaaatatctccatttatttatttttaatttaattaagttccggtcgcgaacgtacgatttttccatgttgttttatttatttaatttttatttttaccacaactttttttattaataacttcatatttcataaaaacaaacggagttaactcaatttaatgtgtctaataacatttaaaagcaaaaaaataaatttttattaaatatgaaaaatgtactgaaatttattaatagcaagaaaaatatgtaataaataataagtaataactaacaagtaataagtaactgcaaacgacatagttttcaaaaacaaaaaaaaaaaaaaattttttttttaaatccatgcgacgctagtaaaaatcgacatatgcttataggtaaggtcgcgaacgtacgctactttgacaatcaataaaaaaagattggttagagtaaccccaacgattttttttatttaaaatatatataccaaaatcacttaacacgcgaagtttcattcaccagcttgcacttattgcggagcaattacaataaaatgatgtttttggtcgtgaacgtacgatttgaacatagataagaagcaaaatacaaattaacagttaattgaacattttttcgctcactttgcattttttatcttattattggattgctattaagagatttggtagaaaaaatgcaaacatatCTTATGTTTTCcttgtgaaataattaaacataaaaatgcatacaaaaggagctgaaagtgcaaaaattacattttttcagtttgcaggcaaattttttcataaaaacaacggagatatgctacggatccattgtattatgaaaatttggatatttctttatgacattatacaaaaaaatacgatgaatgtaaagattttttttttttcggtcgtggtttaccattttttgagaattgcccatatctgatttagatttatattttattaaaaacgaaaatattgattgttgttcaaaattaaataaattgaaatattaattagctttaaaattagtgcattaaattaaaacctAATTTTGAGTTATTATTCACATTCCACATTCtatgacattttaattaaaaaaaaacattcgaACTCTTTGTTATGCTGGGTTTAAAACATATTCCGCAATTTTAGCCTTGTAGTTATTGTTCTTATCTTTGGGAAAGGGTGCattatacacatattttgttgtaagGCTTATCTCTGCAAAAGCTTTATCAAAATAATCTACATTCTGAATAGTATGaaattactaaatataatCATCGCAATCAGAATCGGACCAAGcacttaaatatataatattccCTCCCTTTTCCTCCCCGATTAAACAACGATTATTTGGAACAATTCTtgcacatttatttgaaataaaaaaaaaaaatagagaaattCCTCGTTAAGACAAATAAACATTGCTATTTCAGaacagttgtgtgtgtgagtgtttgtgtgaggTGACTACTGAGGTGTTGTATTTGATGCGTCGCGTCGTCGTTCTATATACAGCTTTGCAATCAAAAGGGTTCCAAATTTCCTCGCCGTGTCGTGTGTGGCTGCTaaatttttcttcttctcttctcagctcagctcttctcttcttttataCTCCCttccctctcctctctctctcatccCGTCGCCGTCTTAATAGGTGCGTGGCTGGGAGCCAAAACCAAGGCCCACGCCCCGCATTGTGTGTGTCGCGGCACGTGCCACTTCGTATTGTTGCTCCATGTTGGAGAACATGCGCTGACGCTGCTGCACATCGGTTGGCACAGTTCCAGATCCTGAGCCAGACGCATTGCTGCCATTGCTATTCGGCTCAGTCGTTGCATCTGCTTTATCAGCACTTCCTGCGGTGGCTGCTgagttgatgctgctgttgttgccgccgctgccgccgcctcctccgctgctgctgttgttgttgtcgccggTGTTCTTAATGCCCATGAGGCGCATAAACTTGGAGGCCACTTTGCCATCCGAGTCCTGGGAGAAGTGAGCATTGCCCCATTTGTTGGCCGAATCCTCGCTCTTCTTGGAGCCCCACAGTAACTTgcgtttctgctgctgttccgCATAGCGATTGGCATTGATAATGCCCGGATTATAGTATTTGGGCAACTGCAAGGCTGccggctgttgttgttgctgctgctgctgttgctgctgttggtgttgttgatgttgtgcCTCCACAATGGGCGGTGTGCTCAGCTCTAGGGACATTAGCGATGGTATCTTCGGTGCATAGTTAGGTGTGGGGAGCAAACCGGCGCCGCCACTTAAGGCGCCGGCTCCACTTGAAGTTGCCGCTGCAGCGAGGGCAACAGCTGCCGAGAGGGCTCCACCAGCTCCTCCCGTCTTGCCCAGGAGTAGTGCTCCAGGTGTTGCCAAGCCACGAGAGGACTCCAATTCGTTTGGCCTCTTTGCGTGCGAGTTTGAGCGATCGTTGGGCGATCTGGAGCGGCTGCTGGAGTCGCGCGAGCCGCGTGCTCGATATTTGCGTGATGTCTGCGCTTGTGATGAGGAGCCTCCGGATGActttcgctgttgctgttgtggtgaACGGCGGCGATTCGATGCCGACGGCGTTCCCGCGGGCGTGCGTGAACGAGATCGTGAACGCGAACGTGATCGGGAGCGTGAGTcgcgacgacgatgacgactgCGATGATCGTCATAGGAGCGACGttgcgactgtgactgcgatTTGTACGTCGAAGAGAAGGAtgagttgttattgttgttgttgttgttgctggagcGTGAGTCCTTGTTGTGATGTCGCGATCGATCCCTGTCCCTTTCCCTATCCCTGTCCCGACCGCTTCCGCTGCCGCGACGatcctctcgctctcgctctcgttcaCGATCGCGATCGCGATCACGTTCTCGCTTGTAATCACTATCCTTGTTGCTCTCTTTGGTGCGATGAGGATGCCGTTCGCTCTGTGGTGCAGAAGAAAAGAGAGAACTTTCGATTAGAGAGGGATACAAACACCAATTAGAGCGAGACGGACTTACCTTGCTGTGGTCTTTATCGCGCTCCTTGTCTCTGCTACGCTCCGAGTCACGCTGTCTGTTGCCTCCGCCTCCGCTGATGCTGCGTCCGTGCGCCTCCTGCAACGAGAAGACACAAGGCAGCAagttgttatattaatttcatttgcttggCAACGAAGTTCAGGCAGCAGCAAACTTCTCTAAGAGCGAGAAAGtgatcaatttaaaatgaaatttgcaatCAATTCAAAACTTGGAAATCATAAAAACGTGACAAATAACACAATTTGTTAAAACGTTGCCCCAACATAAAAGAGCTGTTGCCtgtggcgttgttgttgctgttgaagttgctgttgatgttggaAATTCGTGTCCTTTATTAGCTTGTCCATTCGTTTGGCTGCAAGTAATGATCATGTTGATGacgatggtgatgatgatgatgttcaGATCACATTGATGCGGCGGCAATTCTTtccttttgtgtgttgtttgttgataAGTGTGTGTAGATTAAATATGCtaagtttttggttttgtttctttgttttttgtttttttttgtttttgggattttttgttattgttattatttgttgctATACTCACATTGATGCGTCTCGATCATCATTCGCTCTTTGTCGCAAACCATGCGGTCAGAGTGTGTGTTTCAAGGAGTTAAAGGAGTGGGACACACAAACCCTGTTGGGCGCGTTGCAAACAACTCTAATAACTCTAAAAACTGTCCTCAAGTCATCgtaagtcaagtcaagtcaagtcaagtcaaagtcgaagtcgatgTGGAGTCGTCGTCAgatttgagtttgagttcgaGACTTTTTGCATTGTtacttttggcttttggttttggttttgtttacataataataacaataataaaatggtatattttagtcatatataaatataaaggTTGCATAAATGTTTAAGCTTAATTATCTAATACACtaacaaaattacaaattagaATAGTTGCTAATAGAATACATAGAGATTAATTTACAAACAACCTTGAATCcgacaccaacaaaaaaaaaggaaatagaAGAGTCCTCGAccagcatacacacacatattcgcacacacacacacatgttgtGGGGGAAATCAGACAATAGAAAGGCAGccagacaaaaacaaaaaatcaatttatagaTTCTCATTTCAGGAGTGAGGGgggaaaaacaacaatgaacaaaagcaaaaaaaaacagccaTTGTCAAGTGGCAACTAAGTTGTAAAAAATAGATTAAaaacgtatatacatataatatatagtatagtatgtcGATAACCATGTAAAACATGTATGGAAAGTTAACGCATGGACAACAGTTAAACAAACAGTTTAAACtacaaccaaaaataaataaaatgcctcttataaatatttccaaTGTGCCAAAGACCCACAAAACCTTTTCAGTtgtttaaatacataaaaactGGTGAATTATGGGAATTCCCGCCTTTGGGAAAATTCCGTTCAAACGTAACAATGCATAGaaataatttagtttgttagattcaattattatacattGATTTCtatgatattttcattatatctTCTTCAACTATCAGCATATatcatataccaaattaaattgaatacatttttaagaatttttttgaaaatgttcagatgttttaaacaatttagttgaaataaaaattaaatatacatatgtcaCGAActattaacaacaaaaattaattggcATCGCTATTacattaacaattaaatatggGGAACAAAGAATGGTTACAAGTTTTCTTGTGTGtagttttcatatttgttgCTAGGCCGATATTTCAGTTCTTAAATGGAATTctcttttgcaatttttgctaTAGATgtctttcggtatatttaatatttttatgctcAGTCAGCTTTGTGATCAATCTTGGGGTACATTGGAAATTGTTTTATAGGCGACAACTTCTATATTAACTATaatggcaaattgaaatgaaaagtttaCCTCATCAGTGtgattattagtattattatgtCGGCTGCCTCGGCTcctgtgatgatgatgatggtgatggtggtGATGATGGCCACCGCCTGagccaccgccaccaccaccgcgTTGTCCAGCGGTTGGCAAAGGCGGCGTTTGCGGCATTTGTGAATGCGACTGTTGATCGCCCGCAGCCGCCACCTTGGATGCGGCATTTGATGGCGACAGCGTTGCCAGACCTTTTTTATTCGCCTTGTCGTTTATATCAGCACTGTCATCACTGGCACCACTGTCGCTGCCGCCGtcgctgcggctgcggctgcggctgctcgAGCGTCGACGCTGACgtctgttggtgttgttgtgaCGTTCGctgttagttttgtttttgcttttatgtcGCATgccggcagcggcggcggcggcagcagcagcagatgttgttgttgctgaagATGATGTCTCCAATGACGGCGGTTGCGATTGCGGTGAGCAGCTGGAGCGtgaacgacgacgacgtcgtgatgtggatgtggatgccACAGCTGCATCTtctagttgctgctgctgctgttgttgttgatgttgtggtGCCTAGGGGAATTTTTCAACTATTCAGAAACAGCAAATTCGCATTATTTTACTAAAGCACTAAATATACAACtacattacattatttttttttagatagtAGAGTATTGGGGGAGGAAGAGGGGGGTACGTGTGtgcaattgttttgattttgactTGCAACAAATTGCTATATTTTTGCTTATATAGTTGCcctactcacacacacacgcgcacttGGAGaatcacacatacacacacacacacacacacacacacacataagcagCATGCACGCTTCGGCAAAatgtatacacaaaaaaaaaaacgaaaaaaagtgCGCTGAGAATTCGGCATTCGATAATTTCAGTTTCTTGTTGACCCATTCgtcatttaatttttggaGTATTTACCCTTATCTCGTAGCCACCATCCTCATCATTGTCGTCCTCGCTGCTATAATTCACCAGAGCCTCCATTTTATTGGTATAAATCAATTGATTTTAGCGCGTGTTCGCTACAAAacttcaatattaaaatcaataaatctatcactgctgctgctgctattttttccttttttctgcATAGATCCGCGGCGTGTGGCTGCAACGCCAATTTtgatatttacttttttacgtcgataaatataccgaaatataccgCATTCACTAATTACACTGAACAATGTAATAGGAAAAACCAAGTATTTTCGACATAGAAGATAACAATTTTGACACAATAAAtctaacaataattaattggACAATGTGGttaggttttgtttttgataaatgcctattttaactattttaaatcatatattcaaatgaatatgaaaaggAATTAAGTATCCCCATTATAATTTCTGAACAAATCATAAACATGAATTTGAAAGTCAAtcatttatttcctttttaaataaattataataaaaataattaaaagaaaggggagtagaattttaaaattaactacTTTGCTTTGAATTCTAGCATTATGGTTACACTTCATTAAATACCAATTAAATGAGTGGTAACACTGAAACTTTTTCCTTGAAGTGTGTACACACTTGTACATTTATGCAGCTCTACTTCGGCGcgcaaatttgaaaaataagtGAAGTCCCCAGAGATACGATGCTACACGACATTATGTAAACTGTTTCTTATGTCACCTGTCGCATGCATATGCTAAAGGCCCCAATGGCATTATCCCCATGTGTTTACACTTTGCAAAAGATCCatcaatttgattattttaagcGACCCCAAAAAATGTAAGCAGATAAGTACTTTACAATTGTGacggtttgttgttgtttacttatttttgtttttcgtttacaattttgtttacgcatatttcttgtttttgctttttttggctAACGTGCCGACTTCAACGTCGCCGACTTTTCAAATTACCcttattttctttcaaaaGATAAAGCACAACAATATTTTGGCATCCAAAAATAGCTATAAATTTACAATAGTCTGCTGCTGGTCGAAGGGCCATCGAAATATGGAGTTTAGCATTTACCACTTAGCGCTTGTCCAGCATGTTGGAGGCGTCTGTCTTATCGCTAAATAGCACAGTGTGAATTACAAATAACAAGCAATTGATTagaagaatatttttaaaatatattttatttacttacatatgtatgtatatttacgattaatttgaaaataaaaagcaaattatgTATGTAGGTGTATTATTGATTAGTATGTGAACGAGAGAAACACGATCGCATTCGTCCACTGACCCATTTATTGAGTAAACACTGTACGACGAAGCCTTTCCATCGTCGCAGACTGTCAGGGCTACCACCACAGTGGGGGCACTTTTGGTGTGGATTACAGCACtacaataaacacacacatatatttacatatttacatgTGCATgcatttgtgttgtgtttgtttagACTTTTCACATGTTGTTTTGATTTcgctgttttgttgtgttttttttatttttgccttttttgttgaaaacaacaaatttgttgctgcacaAGGTCGCACTTATGTTTTTCGTGTTTCTagaatagtttttaatttgcgcGCATAATCattaacaacatttaaattgattttgcacAAAATTCGCTTAAAGCTAGGCCAACTTCTGAACTTTGGTTGTGTGACATAACCTCACActtaaaagcaaacacacatagagggaaataaattaaaaaaatgtttaccCGTAGTCTTGCTCCTATTTGTCCAATTTAAGCGTTACCAAATCTGTTTTGGACTAATCATTTAAGCGAGGGTTGCCATCTTATTTGTCGCGTGACATTACGTATTCAGAATGCAACTTGTGGAGCGGACCTCgctttgtttactttttggcctaatcttttgtttttattctttttttttacataaaGTCGCCGCGCGACACTTACAAAATTATGATGGACgcaattgctgctgtcgttgttgttgttgcttttatcaatggcaacaacaaaagtaacgataaatgaaaaatagcATAAACAGGTCGCTGATAAGGCGACAGTTTCAGTTGTCCATGAATAACTGTAAACATGCACATACATAGCTGtcgatgtgtatgtgtattgcTGTCTATGCATGTGAGTGCTTAAGTGTGTATGCGTAGCACTCCTATGGCCCTCAAATTAAACGACTAGAACCTACGACAACAGAAAGGACACGTTGCATGCCGCACGTAGACGTTGCATATGTTGTCTAGTCGTGCCACCAACCACAAAAAACACGCTTGTACACATAAACGCGCACTCATTCATAcataacacacatacacattcatacataacacacatacacattcatacatacaacacacatatacaacGCACACAAAACGACGCAATTAATTTCATGTCATTTTATGCA
It encodes the following:
- the LOC132797222 gene encoding arginine/serine-rich coiled-coil protein 2 isoform X3, translating into MEALVNYSSEDDNDEDGGYEIREAHGRSISGGGGNRQRDSERSRDKERDKDHSKSERHPHRTKESNKDSDYKRERDRDRDREREREREDRRGSGSGRDRDRERDRDRSRHHNKDSRSSNNNNNNNNSSFSSTYKSQSQSQRRSYDDHRSRHRRRDSRSRSRSRSRSRSRTPAGTPSASNRRRSPQQQQRKSSGGSSSQAQTSRKYRARGSRDSSSRSRSPNDRSNSHAKRPNELESSRGLATPGALLLGKTGGAGGALSAAVALAAAATSSGAGALSGGAGLLPTPNYAPKIPSLMSLELSTPPIVEAQHQQHQQQQQQQQQQQQPAALQLPKYYNPGIINANRYAEQQQKRKLLWGSKKSEDSANKWGNAHFSQDSDGKVASKFMRLMGIKNTGDNNNSSSGGGGGSGGNNSSINSAATAGSADKADATTEPNSNGSNASGSGSGTVPTDVQQRQRMFSNMEQQYEVARAATHTMRGVGLGFGSQPRTY
- the LOC132797222 gene encoding arginine/serine-rich coiled-coil protein 2 isoform X2; the encoded protein is MRHKSKNKTNSERHNNTNRRQRRRSSSRSRSRSDGGSDSGASDDSADINDKANKKGLATLSPSNAASKVAAAGDQQSHSQMPQTPPLPTAGQRGGGGGGSGGGHHHHHHHHHHHRSRGSRHNNTNNHTDEEAHGRSISGGGGNRQRDSERSRDKERDKDHSKSERHPHRTKESNKDSDYKRERDRDRDREREREREDRRGSGSGRDRDRERDRDRSRHHNKDSRSSNNNNNNNNSSFSSTYKSQSQSQRRSYDDHRSRHRRRDSRSRSRSRSRSRSRTPAGTPSASNRRRSPQQQQRKSSGGSSSQAQTSRKYRARGSRDSSSRSRSPNDRSNSHAKRPNELESSRGLATPGALLLGKTGGAGGALSAAVALAAAATSSGAGALSGGAGLLPTPNYAPKIPSLMSLELSTPPIVEAQHQQHQQQQQQQQQQQQPAALQLPKYYNPGIINANRYAEQQQKRKLLWGSKKSEDSANKWGNAHFSQDSDGKVASKFMRLMGIKNTGDNNNSSSGGGGGSGGNNSSINSAATAGSADKADATTEPNSNGSNASGSGSGTVPTDVQQRQRMFSNMEQQYEVARAATHTMRGVGLGFGSQPRTY
- the LOC132797222 gene encoding arginine/serine-rich coiled-coil protein 2 isoform X1 encodes the protein MEALVNYSSEDDNDEDGGYEIRAPQHQQQQQQQQLEDAAVASTSTSRRRRRSRSSCSPQSQPPSLETSSSATTTSAAAAAAAAAGMRHKSKNKTNSERHNNTNRRQRRRSSSRSRSRSDGGSDSGASDDSADINDKANKKGLATLSPSNAASKVAAAGDQQSHSQMPQTPPLPTAGQRGGGGGGSGGGHHHHHHHHHHHRSRGSRHNNTNNHTDEEAHGRSISGGGGNRQRDSERSRDKERDKDHSKSERHPHRTKESNKDSDYKRERDRDRDREREREREDRRGSGSGRDRDRERDRDRSRHHNKDSRSSNNNNNNNNSSFSSTYKSQSQSQRRSYDDHRSRHRRRDSRSRSRSRSRSRSRTPAGTPSASNRRRSPQQQQRKSSGGSSSQAQTSRKYRARGSRDSSSRSRSPNDRSNSHAKRPNELESSRGLATPGALLLGKTGGAGGALSAAVALAAAATSSGAGALSGGAGLLPTPNYAPKIPSLMSLELSTPPIVEAQHQQHQQQQQQQQQQQQPAALQLPKYYNPGIINANRYAEQQQKRKLLWGSKKSEDSANKWGNAHFSQDSDGKVASKFMRLMGIKNTGDNNNSSSGGGGGSGGNNSSINSAATAGSADKADATTEPNSNGSNASGSGSGTVPTDVQQRQRMFSNMEQQYEVARAATHTMRGVGLGFGSQPRTY